The following DNA comes from candidate division TA06 bacterium.
AATTTGAATGCCGTCCCTTCGAACCGGGGCGGCATTCTGGTAAAAATAAAAAATTCTATGCAGTATCTTTTGTCATTTTTCGGGGCGGCGGCGCTGGCACTGGGCCTGACCCCGCTGGTCATAGCCCTTTCAGTGAAGCATAAGGCCTTCGACCGCCCCGGGCTACGGAAGGTCCACCAAAAGGAAGTTCCCTGTCTGGGCGGGGCGGCCCTGGCGGCGTCCTTTTTTATCTGCCTCTGGCTGGCCCGCTGTTTATGGCCCCAGCTGTTCGACAGCCTGGATAAAAAACTTCTGGCCTTAACCTTGGGCGGGTTGATGATCTTCGGAATTGGGCTGTACGACGACCTGAAAGACGTCTCGGTGGCCTTGAGGTTTCTGGTTCAGTTTTCGGCGGCCGGGGTTCTGATCTGGGGGGGATTTCTGATCACCATGATCCCCAACCCCTTCGGCGGCCGGCTGGGACTGGGGATCTTGAGCTATCCCTTCACCGCGCTGTGGATAGTGTTTCTGGTCAACGCCCTGAACTTCATAGACGGGCTGGACGGACTGGCCGCCGGGATCAGCGCCATCGTGGCCACCACCATT
Coding sequences within:
- a CDS encoding undecaprenyl/decaprenyl-phosphate alpha-N-acetylglucosaminyl 1-phosphate transferase, yielding MQYLLSFFGAAALALGLTPLVIALSVKHKAFDRPGLRKVHQKEVPCLGGAALAASFFICLWLARCLWPQLFDSLDKKLLALTLGGLMIFGIGLYDDLKDVSVALRFLVQFSAAGVLIWGGFLITMIPNPFGGRLGLGILSYPFTALWIVFLVNALNFIDGLDGLAAGISAIVATTIFFVAEQHGQSLVALTSILMLGSLLGFLPFNFHPAKIFFGDSGATLIGFLFGAMTTLGTMKSVAAISLLLPIAALGVPIFDTVKAVLRRTRRGQKFYQADKEHIHHLLLSAGFSHQGAVLFLYGSTFFLSVLAIMAASADRRLISILAIVFIVMVWVFLKKWQKNRE